The Prunus persica cultivar Lovell chromosome G8, Prunus_persica_NCBIv2, whole genome shotgun sequence genome includes a region encoding these proteins:
- the LOC18768108 gene encoding protein CHROMATIN REMODELING 25, with translation MENEYEVLSDSDISDASDSSDEYTADQEELELEREESDDVLGNNRKSMDPPRPSGEDQKSKNVDALVRGNLVVKRQSLLPRVLSVTEGATVCRKPFKPPCSNGYDDGNDQLARRLYARKRFVPWGSSSTAFVPNIDRLLSIPNEAEKDIVEESVTLPPGIDPLVLWQPEEFEDGTANMMQIVVDPVLVRFLRPHQREGVQFMFECVSGLNSAANIYGCILADDMGLGKTLQSITLLYTLLCQGFDGKPMVKKAIIVTPTSLVSNWEAEIKKWVGERVHLIALCESTRDDVVSGIDRFTGPRSPIQVLIISYETFRMHSTKFSQSESCDLLICDEAHRLKNDQTMTNQALAALACKRRILLSGTPMQNDLEEFFAMVNFTNPGILGEAAHFRRYYEAPIICGREPNASEEEKKLGGERSAELSGKVNQFILRRTNALLSNHLPPKIIEVVCCKLTPLQLDLYNHFIHSKNVKRAISEETKKSKILAYITALKKLCNHPKLIYDTIKSGSPGTSGFEDCIRFFPPEMFSGRSGSWTGGDGAWVELSGKMHVLARLLAHLRKRTDDRIVLVSNYTQTLDLFAQLCRERRYPYLRLDGTTSISKRQKLVNQFNDPSKDEFVFLLSSKAGGCGLNLIGGNRLVLFDPDWNPANDKQAAARVWRDGQKKRVYIYRFLSTGTIEEKVYQRQMSKEGLQKVIQQEQTDSSMAQGNLLSTEDLRDLFTFHENVRSEVHEKMNCIRCQNSNDTNRSIAEGDANQPTNESGQSGHEISDIGGFAEMSGCLHELKSSEKQVGTPLEEDLSNWGHHFFPNSVPDAILQASAGAEVTFVFTNQVDGKLVPVESKVNPKMQGEEGKENHPKLRQDLNQKPLLLSWQRKPLESVSSSENSTRSTMSAPFKPSEKTTVESVKTSLKGSVHVALKPKLSLKIRLPLKRSSPDTDNHDDDFV, from the exons ATGGAGAACGAATACGAAGTTCTCTCAGACTCCGACATCTCAGATGCCTCCGATTCCAGCGATGAATACACGGCCGACCAAGAAGAGCTAGAGCTAGAGCGAGAAGAAAGCGACGACGTCTTGGGGAACAATCGAAAATCCATGGACCCTCCTCGGCCCTCCGGCGAGGATCAGAAATCGAAAAATGTCGACGCTCTAGTCAG AGGTAACCTTGTCGTGAAAAGACAGTCACTGCTTCCACGAGTTCTCTCAGTGACAGAAGGAGCAACAGTTTGTAGGAAACCCTTTAAACCACCATGCTCTAATGGCTATGATGACGGAAATGACCAGCTTGCTCGTCGTCTCTATGCACGTAAACGATTTGTTCCCTGGGGCTCATCAAGTACAGCATTCGTTCCAAACATTGATAGGCTTTTGAGTATACCAAACGAGGCTGAGAAAGATATAGTGGAAGAGAGTGTGACTCTACCACCCGGAATTGATCCTTTGGTCTTGTGGCAACCTGAAGAATTCGAGGATGGGACTGCTAATATGATGCAGATAGTAGTGGACCCAGTGCTTGTTCGTTTCCTTCGACCACATCAAAG AGAAGGCGTTCAGTTTATGTTTGAATGTGTTTCAGGGTTAAATAGTGCTGCAAACATATATGGATGCATTCTGGCAGACGATATGGg TTTGGGAAAGACATTGCAGTCAATCACATTACTATATACTCTTCTTTGTCAAGGGTTTGATGGGAAACCAATGGTTAAAAAAGCAATTATAGTCACCCCTACCAGTCTTGTGAGCAATTGGGAGGCTGAAATAAAGAAGTGGGTTGGAGAAAGAGTTCATCTCATTGCTCTCTGTGAAAGTACCCGAGATGATGTTGTTTCTGGAATTGATCGGTTCACAGGTCCTCGCAGCCCTATACAG GTACTAATTATTTCATACGAGACATTCCGGATGCATTCAACAAAGTTTAGCCAAAGTGAATCCTGTGACCTTCTCATATGTGACGAGGCTCACAGGCTGAAGAATGACCAGACAATGACGAATCAG GCATTGGCTGCTCTTGCATGCAAAAGGCGCATTTTGTTGTCAGGAACTCCAATGCAG AATGACCTAGAAGAGTTCTTTGCCATGGTCAACTTTACTAATCCCGGCATCTTAGGGGAAGCTGCACATTTTCGTCGCTACTATGAG GCACCTATTATTTGTGGAAGAGAACCTAATGCCtctgaagaagagaagaagctaGGTGGTGAGCGCTCTGCTGAACTAAGTGGAAAAGTTAATCAG TTTATATTGCGGAGGACTAACGCACTATTATCAAATCATCTGCCACCAAAG ataattgaagttgtttgttGCAAGTTGACTCCTCTCCAACTAGACCTATATAACCATTTTATACATTCCAAAAAT GTTAAAAGAGCAATCTCTGAAGAGACGAAGAAATCAAAGATTTTGGCTTATATAACAGCTCTTAAGAAGCTATGCAACCATCCAAAG CTCATCTATGATACCATAAAAAGTGGAAGTCCAGGAACTTCAGGTTTTGAGGACTGTATTCGCTTTTTCCCACCAGAGATGTTCTCTGGAAG ATCTGGATCATGGACTGGCGGGGATGGGGCTTGGGTTGAACTATCTGGAAAAATGCACGTTTTAGCTCGATTACTGGCCCATCTACGTAAGAGGACTGATGACCGTATTGTCCTTGTCTCAAATTATACGCAG ACGCTGGACCTTTTTGCGCAACTGTGTAGAGAAAGACGATACCCATATTTGAGGCTTGATGGAACCACATCTATCAGTAAAAGACAGAAATTAGTGAACCAGTTCAATGACCCATCAAAG GATGAATTTGTATTTCTCTTAAGCAGCAAGGCTGGTGGTTGCGGTCTCAATTTGATAGGTGGAAATCGACTAGTACTGTTTGATCCTGATTGGAATCCTGCCAATGATAAACAA GCTGCTGCAAGAGTTTGGAGGGATGggcaaaaaaagagagtatacATTTACAGATTTTTAAGTACTGGAACAATTGAAGAAAAG GTGTACCAGCGTCAAATGTCAAAGGAAGGGCTTCAAAAAGTTATTCAGCAGGAACAAACAGATAGCTCAATGGCACAG GGAAACCTTCTTTCAACAGAAGACCTACGCGATCTTTTCACATTTCATGAGAATGTGAG GTCTGAAGTGCATGAGAAGATGAACTGCATTCGTTGCCAAAATAGCAATGATACCAATCGAAGCATCGCAGAGGGAGATGCAAACCAACCAACTAACGAAAGTGGTCAGTCTGGCCACGAAATCTCTGACATAGGTGGATTTGCAGAAATGTCTGGATGCTTACATGAGTTAAAGAGCTCGGAGAAGCAG gtAGGGACACCTCTAGAAGAGGATTTAAGTAATTGGGGGCATCATTTCTTCCCAAATTCAGTACCCGATGCTATTCTCCAAGCTTCAGCTGGAGCAGAg GTCACATTTGTTTTTACAAACCAAGTGGATGGGAAGCTTGTACCTGTTGAATCAAAGGTAAACCCAAAGATGCAgggagaagaaggaaaagagaatCATCCCAAATTAAGACAAGACCTGAATCAGAAACCCTTGCTATTGTCTTGGCAAAGAAAACCGCTAGAATCTGTTTCTTCGAGTGAAAATTCTACCAGAAGCACAATGTCTGCCCCTTTCAAGCCCTCAGAAAAGACCACTGTGGAATCAGTGAAAACTTCTTTAAAGGGTTCAGTGCATGTAGCATTAAAGCCTAAGCTCTCTCTTAAAATTCGATTGCCCCTGAAAAGATCGTCTCCTGATACCGACAATCACGATGATGATTTTGTGTAA
- the LOC18766749 gene encoding pentatricopeptide repeat-containing protein At2g15690, translating to MASLMAIRRARSPALSPFFKVRPLHLSHFAFSHGSNTIAINITNLETLTIAKSLSTSAVPNEYQRPPPQQQPPPSDPRAFDDQANPNQWAAQGQGYGNSNQWNPQTQNQTPNNQYNQNQSYPGQNQSYPGRGYPNQAPSFPNRGYPNQNNQNQSYPQRGNSNEWSPQVQSPPQYQNPNQVNPPPSPSFQQPRSPNQWNNPNQGYQQPRNPNQWSPQAQNPAQWSNNNNNNQAVNQTPVVVPPSIDDLRRLCQEGKAKEALELMDKEGVKADADCFQSLFELCGRLKSIEDAKKAHDFFLQSTCRGNRELNHKIIEMYGKCASMTDARRVFDHMLDKNIDSWHLMINGYADNGLGDDGLQMFEVMREQGLKPNSETLLAVFLACASADAVEEAFIHFESMKNEYGISPGVEHYLGVLDVLGKCGHLNEAVDYIEKLPFEPTVAVWEALRNYAQIHGDIDLEDHAEELMVALDPSKAVVKKIPTPPPKKRSAISMLDGKNRISEFKNPALYKDDEKLKALSGMKEGGYVPDTRYVLHDIDQEAKEQALLYHSERLAIAYGLISTPARTPLRIIKNLRVCGDCHNAIKIMSKIVGRELIVRDNKRFHHFKDGKCSCGDYW from the coding sequence ATGGCGTCTCTCATGGCGATTCGACGCGCGCGAAGCCCAGCTCTGTCTCCCTTCTTTAAGGTACGGCCTCTGCACCTTTCTCATTTTGCCTTCTCTCACGGAAGCAACACCATCGCCATCAACATCACCAACTTAGAAACCCTAACCATAGCCAAAAGCCTAAGCACCTCTGCGGTCCCAAACGAGTACCAGAGGCCCCCTCCGCAGCAGCAGCCCCCGCCGTCCGATCCTAGGGCTTTCGATGACCAGGCAAACCCTAACCAGTGGGCCGCACAAGGCCAGGGATATGGGAACTCTAACCAGTGGAATCCACAGACCCAGAACCAGACGCCTAACAATCAGTACAATCAGAATCAGAGCTATCCGGGTCAGAATCAGAGCTACCCGGGTCGTGGATATCCTAACCAAGCTCCGAGCTTTCCCAATCGCGGGTATCCTAACCAGAATAACCAGAACCAGAGCTATCCACAACGTGGAAACTCGAATGAATGGAGCCCTCAGGTGCAGAGCCCTCCTCAGTATCAAAACCCTAACCAGGTGAACCCTCCTCCGAGCCCCAGTTTTCAGCAACCCAGAAGCCCAAATCAGTGGAACAATCCCAATCAAGGATACCAGCAACCCAGAAATCCTAATCAGTGGAGCCCACAAGCTCAAAACCCTGCTCAGTggagcaacaacaacaacaacaatcagGCTGTGAACCAAACCCCGGTAGTTGTGCCCCCTTCAATTGACGATTTGAGGAGGCTGTGCCAAGAGGGGAAGGCTAAGGAAGCTCTTGAATTGATGGATAAAGAAGGGGTTAAGGCTGATGCTGATTGCTTTCAGTCTTTGTTTGAGTTGTGTGGGAGATTGAAGTCGATTGAGGATGCGAAAAAGGCTCATGATTTCTTTTTGCAATCTACATGTAGGGGTAATCGTGAGTTGAATcataaaattattgaaatgtATGGAAAGTGTGCAAGCATGACTGATGCCCGGAGGGTGTTCGATCATATGCTTGACAAGAATATTGATTCTTGGCATTTGATGATAAACGGGTATGCGGATAATGGCTTAGGAGATGATGGGTTGCAGATGTTTGAGGTAATGAGGGAGCAGGGGTTGAAACCGAATTCTGAAACTCTCCTTGCAGTATTCTTGGCCTGTGCTAGTGCAGATGCTGTGGAAGAAGCATTTATACATTTTGAGTCGATGAAAAATGAGTATGGAATTTCTCCGGGAGTGGAGCATTATTTGGGTGTTCTAGATGTGCTTGGAAAATGCGGTCATCTAAATGAAGCAGTTGATTATATTGAGAAACTCCCATTTGAGCCTACAGTGGCGGTGTGGGAGGCTTTGAGGAATTATGCTCAGATTCATGGAGATATTGATCTTGAAGATCATGCTGAGGAGTTGATGGTTGCTCTTGACCCATCAAAGGCTGTTGTGAAAAAGATCCCGACTCCACCACCCAAAAAGCGCAGTGCTATTAGCATGCTTGACGGGAAGAACAGAATCAGCGAGTTTAAAAATCCAGCACTCTACAAGGATGATGAGAAGTTAAAGGCTCTTAGTGGGATGAAAGAAGGAGGTTATGTGCCAGACACAAGATATGTTCTTCATGACATTGATCAGGAGGCTAAGGAGCAGGCCTTGCTCTATCACAGTGAGCGTTTGGCGATCGCATATGGTCTGATTAGTACTCCAGCAAGGACGCCTCTTAGGATCATCAAGAACCTCCGCGTCTGTGGTGACTGCCACAATGCCATTAAGATCATGTCCAAGATTGTTGGAAGGGAATTGATTGTTAGGGACAACAAACGATTTCATCATTTCAAGGATGGAAAATGCTCTTGTGGGGATTATTGGTGA
- the LOC18767865 gene encoding protein PLANT CADMIUM RESISTANCE 2: MYPTAPPDDEKYAADHNHQNIANPVPAPGLNNPSVLRTYTPPPYAYNTQPSGHVRGNWSTGLCHCFDDPANCMITAFCPCITFGQIAEIVSQGATSCASQGVCYGVLLATTANACLYSCFYRSRLRGQYDLEEAPCVDCLVHFCCATCALCQEYRELRNRGFDMGIGWEANMDRRRRGVTAAPTVVPGMTR; the protein is encoded by the exons ATGTATCCTACAGCACCTCCTGACGATGAGAAATATGCAGCTGATCATAATCACCAAAATATTGCAAATCCTGTCCCAGCTCCAGGGCTGAACAATCCTAGTGTATTACGTACGTACACTCCTCCCCCGTACGCATACAATACGCAGCCTTCTGGTCATGTAAGGGGGAACTGGTCCACTGGTCTTTGCCATTGTTTTGATGATCCTGCAAATT gTATGATCACTGCCTTTTGCCCTTGCATCACGTTCGGCCAGATAGCCGAGATAGTGAGCCAAGGCGCTACAT cTTGTGCTTCACAGGGAGTGTGCTATGGGGTTCTTCTAGCAACAACTGCAAATGCATGCTTGTATTCGTGCTTCTACCGCTCGCGGTTGAGAGGCCAATATGACTTGGAAGAAGCTCCTTGTGTAGACTGCCTGGTGCACTTCTGCTGTGCTACTTGTGCACTGTGTCAAGAGTACAGAGAGCTCAGAAATCGCGGTTTCGATATGGGGATAG GTTGGGAAGCCAATATGGACCGACGAAGGCGCGGAGTTACTGCAGCTCCGACTGTGGTTCCAGGGATGACCAGATAA